One Desulfobulbus propionicus DSM 2032 DNA segment encodes these proteins:
- the rpsR gene encoding 30S ribosomal protein S18 gives MSQPKKVFSRRRVCRFCTDKDVTIDYKDPKTLKNFVTERGKIIPRRIYGTCAKHQRELTEAVKRARQLALLPYMGTVQP, from the coding sequence ATGTCGCAACCCAAAAAAGTTTTTTCACGTCGTCGCGTTTGCCGATTTTGTACCGACAAGGACGTTACCATCGATTACAAAGATCCGAAAACCCTTAAAAATTTCGTCACGGAACGAGGAAAGATCATTCCACGGCGAATTTATGGTACCTGCGCCAAACATCAGCGCGAGTTGACCGAAGCTGTTAAACGTGCGAGACAACTGGCATTGTTGCCCTACATGGGAACAGTACAACCATAA
- a CDS encoding MazG nucleotide pyrophosphohydrolase domain-containing protein — translation MDELPLHNQNLSSFDRLRHVVATLRGTGGCPWDIKQTPMSLKKYLLEECTELIEAIDKGSEADVREEIGDIFFILTLLTSIFSEQQRFTIDDVLDDVAAKMVRRHPHVFGDAEISDEQELRAQWERIKHQEKHPSPPLP, via the coding sequence ATGGATGAATTGCCCCTGCACAACCAGAATCTGTCCTCGTTTGACCGCCTTCGGCACGTTGTCGCCACCCTGCGCGGCACCGGAGGGTGCCCCTGGGACATCAAGCAGACTCCGATGTCACTCAAAAAATATCTGCTGGAGGAATGCACCGAGTTGATCGAGGCTATCGACAAGGGCAGCGAAGCAGACGTTCGAGAAGAGATTGGCGACATTTTTTTCATCCTCACGCTGTTAACATCTATCTTTTCTGAACAACAACGCTTCACCATCGACGATGTCCTCGACGATGTCGCGGCCAAAATGGTGCGCCGCCATCCCCATGTCTTTGGCGATGCCGAAATTTCCGACGAGCAAGAACTGCGCGCCCAGTGGGAACGGATTAAACATCAAGAAAAGCATCCCTCCCCTCCCCTGCCCTAA
- a CDS encoding DUF2232 domain-containing protein, translating to MINTGPGWMKVPFRPGQLLFLGTLFFLPVLNPQLFSWLHGLLAVPVFFALTTNGRQAGAALIWVSLLLAGLGALLLQRVELFFFSLTMVPLGYTLYHSADKRESVATSGGKGVAILSLTWLFFWGLYGVTAGFNPYVNLLKVLDFGFQQTLEVYSSKEAGLSPEVIYNLQQITNNLRAITPKLLPGLLASMTIFTVWVNLVIANVLAGRQNNGSLPWGRYSSWKLPDQLIWLPIVAVSLLIVGHGPIQYGGGCLLLVSGLLYFFQGLAVVIALFERWNVPVLVRIILYFVLLIQSYSVVFLAVLGLSDVWFNMRQKSDER from the coding sequence ATGATCAACACCGGGCCTGGGTGGATGAAGGTGCCTTTCAGACCCGGCCAGCTCCTGTTTCTTGGCACCCTGTTTTTTTTGCCCGTGCTCAATCCGCAACTTTTCAGTTGGCTGCACGGATTGCTGGCTGTCCCTGTCTTCTTCGCCCTGACCACCAACGGGCGTCAAGCCGGAGCCGCCCTTATATGGGTTAGTCTCCTTTTGGCGGGATTAGGGGCTCTGTTGCTGCAGCGGGTCGAACTTTTCTTCTTTTCGCTGACGATGGTGCCCTTGGGCTATACCCTTTATCACAGTGCTGATAAAAGGGAATCCGTGGCGACCAGCGGCGGCAAGGGAGTAGCCATTCTCAGTCTGACTTGGTTGTTTTTTTGGGGACTGTATGGTGTCACCGCCGGCTTCAATCCCTACGTCAATCTGTTGAAGGTACTTGATTTTGGGTTCCAACAAACCCTTGAAGTGTACAGCTCCAAGGAGGCCGGATTATCTCCGGAGGTGATATACAACCTGCAGCAGATCACGAACAATTTGCGGGCCATCACCCCCAAGCTGCTTCCCGGACTGCTGGCCTCGATGACCATTTTCACAGTGTGGGTCAATCTGGTCATCGCCAACGTTCTGGCAGGGCGTCAAAATAACGGGAGTCTGCCTTGGGGACGATATTCCTCCTGGAAACTGCCGGACCAGCTGATATGGCTACCCATCGTCGCCGTTTCCCTGCTGATCGTCGGGCACGGTCCAATACAGTATGGAGGAGGCTGTCTGCTTCTTGTTTCCGGCCTACTCTATTTCTTTCAAGGCTTAGCTGTGGTGATCGCCTTGTTTGAACGGTGGAATGTTCCGGTGCTGGTTCGAATCATTCTTTATTTTGTTTTGCTCATCCAAAGCTACAGCGTGGTTTTTCTTGCCGTGCTCGGCTTAAGTGATGTTTGGTTCAACATGAGGCAAAAATCGGACGAGCGATGA
- the rplI gene encoding 50S ribosomal protein L9 produces the protein MEIILKETIETLGQEGEIVKVRPGYARNFLIPKQKAVLVSKESLARLEKEKQAIAARLAEQKKQAEGLAAQLEGKVVIIAKRVGDENRLFGSVTGNDIAVSLQAAGVTVDKKNIVLPDAIKAIGEYTITIKTGYQTSANVLVQVVAETPGEA, from the coding sequence ATGGAAATCATATTAAAAGAAACAATCGAAACGTTGGGCCAGGAAGGCGAAATCGTTAAAGTGCGTCCTGGGTACGCCCGCAATTTCCTTATCCCTAAACAGAAAGCAGTTCTGGTCAGTAAGGAATCGCTGGCTCGCTTGGAAAAGGAAAAACAGGCGATTGCCGCCCGGTTGGCCGAGCAGAAGAAGCAGGCAGAAGGCCTGGCTGCGCAGCTCGAGGGGAAGGTGGTGATCATCGCCAAACGCGTCGGCGATGAAAATCGTCTGTTTGGTTCCGTTACTGGCAACGATATTGCCGTCAGCTTACAAGCGGCCGGGGTAACGGTTGACAAAAAGAACATTGTTCTTCCGGATGCTATCAAGGCCATTGGCGAATACACCATCACCATCAAAACCGGTTATCAGACATCCGCCAACGTGCTTGTGCAGGTTGTCGCGGAAACACCCGGCGAGGCGTGA
- the rpsF gene encoding 30S ribosomal protein S6 produces the protein MRHYETTFILRPNLGEDQFTEIIDRTTAIINGDEGSIICLDRWGIKRLAYEINKEVQGYYVYLNYAAPGKTVDEIERIFRIDDRVLRYLTVKLGDSMNAAAIEAEKQRIAEKAAAREKALSEDAENDEFDSEELEDEANQE, from the coding sequence ATGCGTCATTACGAAACCACGTTTATCCTTCGTCCGAACCTGGGCGAAGACCAATTCACTGAAATCATTGACCGAACCACCGCTATCATCAACGGTGACGAAGGATCAATCATCTGTCTCGACCGCTGGGGAATCAAGCGCCTGGCCTACGAGATCAACAAGGAAGTCCAAGGATATTACGTCTACCTGAACTATGCCGCTCCTGGAAAAACCGTCGACGAAATTGAACGTATTTTCCGGATTGATGACAGGGTGCTTCGCTATCTGACAGTAAAACTCGGCGACTCGATGAACGCCGCCGCGATCGAAGCCGAGAAGCAACGTATTGCCGAGAAAGCTGCCGCCCGCGAGAAGGCGCTCTCCGAAGACGCGGAAAATGACGAGTTCGACAGTGAAGAACTGGAAGACGAAGCCAATCAAGAATAA